In Mycobacterium stomatepiae, the following are encoded in one genomic region:
- a CDS encoding DNA-3-methyladenine glycosylase family protein: protein MTSTRTVTFPGVVSFGHTLAPLRRGPRDPCCRLAVDGSIWRTSLLPSGPVTARISRAGADAAHCEAWGQGAEEFLERLPALLGADDDASDFVPTHPTVAQAHARVPHLRLGRTGQVLEALIPAVIEQRVPGADAFSSWRVLVSKYGTPAPGPAPVGMRVLPSADVWRTIPSWEFHRANVDPRRARTVVTCARRADALERLSARPAAQRREALTSLPGGGEWTAAETLQRAFGDYHIPKMIGWTLVGHPIDDAAMLELLEPMRPHRHRVVCVLYASGLALEPRWGARLPVQQIRAL from the coding sequence GTGACGAGCACGCGCACGGTGACATTTCCCGGGGTGGTCAGCTTCGGGCACACCCTGGCGCCACTTCGCCGCGGGCCCCGGGACCCCTGCTGTCGCCTCGCCGTAGACGGCAGTATCTGGCGAACCAGCCTGTTGCCCAGCGGGCCCGTCACAGCGCGCATCAGCCGCGCGGGCGCCGATGCGGCGCACTGCGAGGCCTGGGGCCAGGGCGCGGAGGAATTCCTGGAGCGGCTACCCGCATTGCTGGGCGCCGACGACGACGCCTCGGACTTCGTCCCGACGCACCCGACGGTTGCGCAGGCGCATGCGCGCGTCCCGCACCTGCGGCTGGGCCGTACCGGTCAGGTGCTGGAAGCCCTGATCCCAGCCGTGATCGAGCAGCGGGTGCCGGGCGCCGACGCGTTCTCCTCGTGGCGGGTGCTGGTGTCCAAGTACGGCACGCCGGCGCCCGGGCCGGCGCCGGTCGGCATGCGGGTGCTGCCGTCGGCCGACGTATGGCGAACCATTCCGTCGTGGGAATTCCATCGCGCCAATGTCGATCCGCGGCGGGCCCGGACCGTCGTGACGTGTGCGCGCCGGGCCGACGCGCTGGAGCGGCTGTCGGCACGGCCGGCGGCGCAGAGACGCGAAGCGCTGACGTCACTGCCGGGAGGCGGGGAGTGGACGGCCGCCGAGACCTTACAGCGTGCGTTCGGCGACTACCACATCCCGAAGATGATCGGCTGGACGCTGGTGGGCCACCCGATCGACGACGCGGCGATGCTCGAACTGCTGGAGCCGATGCGACCGCACCGCCACCGAGTGGTCTGCGTGCTCTATGCCAGCGGATTGGCCCTCGAGCCGCGCTGGGGCGCGCGACTGCCAGTCCAGCAAATCCGCGCGCTCTGA
- a CDS encoding nuclear transport factor 2 family protein has product MTPFDAPNAELAWMFLQSLSEGGDLDEGFALLTEDFSYWSLFTRESCDKEALRRATDRRKQSVELTIDLLRCINEGDTVVVEAYATGTSTDGEQYDTPFVCIFETREGCIASMREYSDTRSYPKLLGG; this is encoded by the coding sequence ATGACGCCGTTCGACGCTCCCAATGCCGAGCTGGCCTGGATGTTCCTCCAGAGTCTGAGCGAAGGCGGCGACCTCGATGAAGGTTTCGCATTGCTCACCGAAGACTTCAGCTACTGGAGCCTGTTCACCCGCGAGTCCTGCGACAAGGAAGCGCTACGGCGCGCAACCGACCGGCGCAAGCAGTCCGTCGAGCTCACGATCGATTTGCTGCGGTGCATCAACGAGGGAGACACCGTGGTCGTCGAGGCGTACGCCACCGGCACCAGCACCGACGGCGAGCAGTACGACACCCCATTCGTGTGCATCTTCGAAACTCGCGAGGGCTGCATCGCCTCGATGCGCGAGTACAGCGACACCCGGTCCTACCCCAAACTGCTGGGCGGATGA
- a CDS encoding DUF427 domain-containing protein, with amino-acid sequence MAHKEILEPNAGHPITISPTKGRVQVRVNGELIADTTAALELKEATIPGVQYIPLDDVVQERLTRTETVSYCPFKGDASYYAVTTSAGDTVEDVIWTYEQPYPAVAEIGGHVAFYPNKADISVSAE; translated from the coding sequence ATGGCCCACAAGGAAATCTTGGAACCCAACGCCGGGCACCCGATCACCATCAGCCCGACCAAGGGGCGTGTCCAGGTTCGCGTCAACGGCGAGCTCATCGCGGACACCACCGCGGCGCTCGAACTGAAGGAAGCCACTATCCCTGGGGTCCAATATATTCCGCTGGACGACGTGGTCCAGGAGCGATTGACCCGCACCGAGACCGTCAGTTACTGCCCGTTCAAAGGTGACGCGAGCTATTACGCGGTCACCACTTCGGCGGGTGACACCGTCGAGGACGTGATCTGGACCTACGAGCAGCCGTACCCCGCGGTGGCCGAGATCGGCGGGCACGTGGCGTTCTACCCCAACAAGGCCGACATCAGCGTCAGCGCTGAATAA
- a CDS encoding NAD-dependent epimerase/dehydratase family protein yields MTAKPKLVIGANGFLGSHVTRQLAGDGAQVRVMVREGANTRSIDDLDVTRFQGDVFDTATVREAMDGVDDVYYCVVDTRAWLRDPAPLFHTNVEGVRNVLDVAVNQPLRRFVFTSTYATVGRRHGHVATEDDVIASRGLTPYVQSRVQAENLVMRYVADAGLPAVAMCVSTTYGDGDWGGTPHGAFIAGAVFGKLPFLMNGIALEVVGVDDAARAMILAAEHGRIGERYLVSEKMMALNDSIRIAADEAGVAPPQRAISVPMLYALAAAGTLKAKLTGTDAQLSLASVRMMRAEAPVDSSKAKRELGWEPRPVEESIREAARFWAAMRSPRTAAQPE; encoded by the coding sequence GTGACCGCCAAGCCCAAACTCGTCATCGGCGCCAACGGTTTTCTGGGCTCGCATGTGACCCGCCAGCTCGCCGGCGATGGTGCGCAGGTGCGAGTGATGGTGCGCGAGGGCGCGAACACCCGCTCCATCGACGACCTCGACGTGACCCGCTTTCAGGGCGACGTCTTCGACACCGCCACCGTCCGCGAGGCGATGGACGGCGTCGACGACGTCTACTACTGCGTCGTCGACACCCGCGCGTGGCTGCGTGACCCGGCGCCGCTGTTTCACACCAACGTCGAGGGGGTGCGCAACGTCCTCGACGTGGCCGTCAACCAACCCCTGCGCCGGTTCGTTTTCACCAGCACTTACGCGACCGTGGGCCGACGGCACGGTCACGTCGCGACCGAAGACGATGTGATCGCCTCGCGTGGGCTGACGCCCTACGTGCAGTCCCGGGTGCAGGCCGAGAACTTGGTAATGCGCTACGTCGCCGACGCCGGGTTGCCCGCGGTGGCGATGTGCGTTTCCACCACCTATGGCGATGGGGACTGGGGCGGCACCCCGCATGGCGCCTTCATCGCGGGCGCGGTCTTCGGCAAGCTGCCCTTCCTGATGAACGGCATTGCGCTGGAGGTCGTCGGCGTCGACGACGCGGCCCGGGCGATGATTTTGGCCGCCGAGCACGGCCGCATCGGGGAGCGCTACCTGGTCTCCGAGAAGATGATGGCGCTCAACGATTCGATCCGGATCGCGGCCGACGAGGCCGGCGTTGCGCCGCCGCAACGCGCGATCTCCGTCCCGATGCTCTACGCCCTGGCCGCCGCGGGCACGCTGAAGGCCAAGCTCACCGGTACGGACGCCCAACTCAGCCTTGCATCGGTGCGGATGATGCGCGCCGAAGCGCCGGTGGACAGCAGCAAGGCGAAACGGGAGCTGGGCTGGGAGCCGCGTCCGGTCGAGGAATCGATCCGCGAGGCCGCCCGGTTCTGGGCCGCGATGCGCTCCCCTCGGACGGCGGCGCAGCCCGAATAG
- a CDS encoding nuclear transport factor 2 family protein, with product MSSPQFSRSELADAFAQFEATVDAAARSHDWDAWVQHYTPDVLYIEHAAGTWHGRDEVRTWISRTMGSFPGSHMVAFPSLWSVIDEPTGRIIMELDNPMKDPGDGTVIGETNISIITYAGDGLWRQQEDIYNPLRFVQATLKWCRKAQELGTLDEDGARFLEQYGAAK from the coding sequence GTGAGCAGCCCGCAATTCTCCCGCAGCGAACTCGCCGACGCGTTCGCGCAATTCGAGGCGACCGTCGACGCCGCGGCGCGATCGCACGACTGGGACGCCTGGGTCCAGCACTACACTCCCGACGTCTTGTACATCGAACACGCGGCGGGCACGTGGCACGGTCGCGACGAGGTGCGTACGTGGATCAGCCGCACAATGGGCAGTTTTCCGGGCAGCCACATGGTCGCGTTTCCGTCACTGTGGTCGGTCATCGACGAGCCGACCGGTCGCATCATCATGGAGCTGGACAACCCGATGAAGGACCCCGGTGACGGGACCGTCATCGGCGAGACGAACATCTCGATCATCACCTACGCGGGCGACGGTCTGTGGCGTCAGCAGGAAGACATCTACAACCCGCTGCGCTTCGTTCAGGCCACGCTGAAGTGGTGCCGCAAGGCCCAGGAACTCGGCACTCTCGACGAGGACGGCGCGCGCTTCCTGGAGCAGTACGGCGCCGCCAAGTGA
- the msrA gene encoding peptide-methionine (S)-S-oxide reductase MsrA produces the protein MTNTQKAILAGGCFWGVQDLIRKQPGVISSLVGYSGGDVPNATYRNHGTHAEAVEIVFDPSVTDYRTLLEFFFQIHDPTTKDRQGNDRGKSYRSAIFYVDDEQKQIALDTIADVEASGLWPGKVVTEVSPAGDFWEAEPEHQDYLERFPSGYTCHFIRPGWKLPRRASA, from the coding sequence ATGACGAACACGCAAAAGGCGATCCTCGCCGGCGGCTGCTTCTGGGGCGTGCAGGACTTGATCCGCAAGCAGCCGGGCGTGATCTCGAGCCTGGTCGGGTACAGCGGCGGTGACGTGCCCAACGCGACGTACCGCAACCACGGCACCCACGCCGAGGCGGTCGAGATCGTCTTCGACCCCAGCGTCACCGACTACCGCACGCTGCTGGAGTTCTTCTTCCAGATCCACGACCCGACCACCAAGGACCGGCAGGGCAACGACCGCGGCAAGAGCTACCGATCGGCGATCTTCTACGTCGACGACGAGCAGAAGCAGATCGCGCTGGACACGATCGCCGACGTCGAGGCGTCGGGGCTATGGCCCGGCAAGGTCGTGACCGAGGTCAGTCCCGCCGGCGACTTCTGGGAAGCCGAGCCCGAGCACCAGGACTACCTGGAGCGCTTCCCCAGCGGGTACACCTGCCACTTCATCCGTCCCGGCTGGAAGCTGCCGCGGCGCGCTTCCGCTTAG
- a CDS encoding cytochrome P450, translating into MSEVVTAAAPASVVRLPPTARIPKLLQGFGFAMSRRSMMQRLSRRYGNVFALKLPMWGHVVMVSDPQLAKQIFTTSPDELGNIQPNLSRLFGYGSVFGLEGDDHRCRRRLLAPPFHGKSIKNYESIIEEETLRESAGWPQDESFATLAPMMRITLNAILRAVFGADGAELDELRRLIPPWVTLGSRLAALPKPKRDYGRFSPWHRLDEWRRQYDNVIEKLIAAERADPNFTDRADVLALLLRSTYEDGSAMSYKEIGDELLALLAAGHETTASTLAWAFERISRHPQLLAQLVEEADGTGEGDGELRQATILEVQRARTVIDFAGRHVYPETYRLGEWVIPRGYSIIVGIAQIHDNPDVFADPGRFDPQRFIANKPSALSWIPFGGGTRRCVGAAFANMEMDVVLRTVLRHFTIETTNAPDEPWHSRGVAFTPKRGGRVVLRRR; encoded by the coding sequence ATGAGCGAAGTAGTCACCGCCGCAGCGCCGGCCTCCGTCGTTCGGCTGCCGCCGACGGCGCGCATCCCAAAGCTGCTACAGGGCTTTGGTTTTGCGATGTCGCGGCGATCGATGATGCAGCGCCTCTCGCGCCGCTACGGCAACGTCTTCGCGCTGAAGCTGCCGATGTGGGGCCACGTCGTCATGGTCAGCGACCCGCAGCTGGCCAAGCAGATCTTCACCACCAGCCCCGACGAGCTCGGGAACATTCAGCCGAATCTGAGCAGGCTGTTCGGGTACGGCTCGGTGTTCGGACTCGAGGGCGACGACCACCGTTGCCGCCGACGATTGCTGGCCCCGCCGTTCCACGGCAAGAGCATCAAGAACTACGAATCCATCATCGAGGAAGAGACGCTGCGCGAGAGCGCCGGTTGGCCGCAGGACGAGTCGTTCGCGACGCTGGCGCCGATGATGCGGATCACGTTGAACGCGATCCTGCGCGCGGTGTTCGGGGCCGATGGCGCCGAGCTCGACGAGCTGCGCCGACTCATACCGCCGTGGGTCACGCTCGGCTCACGCCTGGCGGCGCTGCCGAAGCCGAAGCGGGACTATGGCCGGTTCAGCCCGTGGCACCGGCTGGACGAGTGGCGGCGCCAGTACGACAACGTTATCGAGAAGCTGATCGCCGCCGAGCGGGCGGACCCGAACTTCACCGACCGGGCCGATGTGCTCGCGCTGCTGCTGCGCAGTACCTATGAAGACGGTTCGGCCATGTCGTACAAGGAGATCGGGGACGAGCTCCTCGCGCTGCTGGCCGCGGGTCACGAGACCACCGCGTCAACGCTGGCGTGGGCATTCGAGCGGATCAGCCGGCACCCGCAGCTGCTGGCTCAGCTCGTCGAGGAGGCCGACGGGACCGGCGAAGGCGATGGCGAGCTGCGCCAGGCGACGATCCTGGAGGTCCAACGGGCCAGGACGGTAATCGATTTCGCCGGCCGCCACGTCTACCCGGAGACCTATCGGCTGGGCGAGTGGGTGATTCCGCGCGGGTATTCGATCATCGTCGGAATCGCGCAGATCCACGACAATCCCGACGTATTCGCCGATCCCGGTCGTTTCGACCCGCAGCGCTTCATCGCAAACAAACCGTCGGCGTTGTCCTGGATTCCGTTCGGCGGGGGGACTCGCCGGTGTGTGGGTGCGGCGTTCGCCAACATGGAGATGGACGTGGTGCTTCGAACGGTGTTGCGCCACTTCACCATTGAAACGACGAATGCCCCGGACGAGCCCTGGCACTCCCGTGGGGTCGCGTTCACGCCGAAGCGCGGCGGCCGGGTCGTGCTGCGGCGGCGCTAA
- a CDS encoding TetR/AcrR family transcriptional regulator encodes MPSATTATAVDVAVVQDPFRLRLLDGLATSITERGYRASTVADVVRHARTSKRTFYDQFASKEECFLELLAADIEKLGESIAAAVDPETDWHRQIRQAVEAYVAHIEARPAITLSWIRELPSLGPVGRPVQRRGIQLLSDLLIDLSDSPGFQRADLPPLTPPLSVILLGGLRELTALAVEDGKPVREIVEPAVDASIALLGPRY; translated from the coding sequence ATGCCATCCGCGACGACAGCGACAGCGGTTGATGTCGCGGTTGTACAAGATCCCTTTCGGCTCCGATTGCTCGACGGCTTGGCCACCTCGATAACCGAGCGGGGCTACCGCGCCAGCACCGTCGCCGACGTCGTGCGCCACGCGCGCACGTCCAAGCGCACGTTCTACGACCAATTCGCCAGCAAGGAAGAGTGCTTCCTCGAGCTATTGGCCGCCGATATCGAGAAGCTCGGCGAGAGCATCGCCGCGGCCGTCGATCCCGAGACCGACTGGCACCGGCAGATCCGTCAGGCCGTCGAGGCCTACGTCGCGCACATCGAAGCGCGACCGGCCATTACGTTGAGCTGGATTCGTGAGCTCCCCTCGCTGGGGCCCGTCGGCCGCCCGGTTCAGCGCCGCGGCATACAGCTGCTGTCCGACTTGCTGATCGACCTCAGCGACAGTCCCGGGTTCCAGCGTGCCGACCTGCCGCCGCTGACCCCGCCGCTGTCCGTGATCTTGCTGGGCGGGCTGCGCGAATTGACCGCGCTTGCCGTCGAAGACGGAAAGCCGGTCCGCGAGATCGTCGAACCGGCCGTCGACGCGAGCATCGCACTGCTCGGGCCCCGCTATTAG
- a CDS encoding TOBE domain-containing protein — MRLSTRNQLKGTITEVDLGTVMAVVKIKLDGGDQIVTSSVTKDAAVDLGLKVGQPATVFIKSTEVTIGVE; from the coding sequence ATGCGGCTATCCACTCGAAACCAGCTCAAAGGGACCATCACCGAGGTTGACCTCGGGACCGTGATGGCGGTCGTGAAGATCAAGCTCGACGGCGGCGATCAAATCGTCACGTCCTCGGTCACCAAGGACGCAGCAGTCGATCTCGGCCTTAAGGTCGGTCAGCCCGCGACGGTGTTCATCAAGTCGACCGAAGTCACGATCGGCGTCGAGTAG
- a CDS encoding zinc-binding dehydrogenase, with amino-acid sequence MTSTMRAERFYADTKTVVLEDVPIPEPGPGEVLVKVAFCGICHSDLSLINGTFPAQVPVVTQGHEASGTIAKLGPEVTDWAEGDRVVVAAGRPCQRCANCRRGDTANCLRIQLMAFAYDGAWAEYTVAQAAGLTRVPQNVSLEQAAILADAVSTPYGAVVRTGRVAVGEAVGVWGVGGVGTHIVQLARLVGAVPVIALDISPAVRDRAVELGADYAFDTRDDDLRDKIAEANGGRKLDVAFDAVGLKVTFEQALDCLRPGGRLISVGMSAESPTIGPTAMFGLAHKQVLGHLGYQNVDIETLAKLVSAGRLDLSRSISRVVALEDIETGIEMLERADGNPIRILVKP; translated from the coding sequence ATGACGTCGACGATGCGCGCCGAGCGCTTCTACGCCGATACCAAAACGGTTGTCCTGGAAGATGTCCCGATTCCGGAACCAGGTCCGGGCGAAGTTCTGGTCAAGGTGGCGTTCTGCGGGATCTGCCACTCGGATCTGAGCCTGATCAACGGGACCTTCCCCGCCCAGGTGCCGGTGGTGACCCAGGGCCACGAGGCCTCGGGCACGATCGCGAAATTGGGTCCAGAGGTCACGGACTGGGCCGAGGGCGACCGGGTGGTGGTCGCGGCCGGCCGACCGTGCCAGAGATGCGCGAATTGCCGTCGCGGCGACACCGCCAACTGCCTTCGGATTCAGTTGATGGCCTTCGCCTACGACGGTGCCTGGGCCGAATACACGGTGGCCCAGGCAGCCGGCCTGACGCGTGTGCCGCAGAACGTCTCGCTGGAGCAGGCGGCAATCCTGGCCGACGCGGTGTCGACGCCGTACGGCGCGGTCGTGCGGACGGGCAGAGTCGCGGTCGGCGAGGCGGTCGGCGTCTGGGGCGTGGGCGGGGTCGGGACCCATATCGTGCAGCTCGCGCGGTTGGTCGGGGCCGTACCGGTGATCGCACTCGACATCAGTCCGGCCGTGCGGGACCGGGCCGTCGAGCTCGGCGCTGACTACGCGTTCGACACCCGCGACGACGATCTGCGCGACAAGATCGCCGAAGCCAACGGCGGACGCAAACTCGACGTCGCCTTCGACGCCGTCGGATTGAAGGTGACCTTCGAGCAGGCTCTCGACTGCCTGCGGCCCGGCGGCCGGCTGATCAGCGTGGGCATGAGCGCGGAATCACCGACCATCGGGCCCACCGCCATGTTCGGGTTGGCCCACAAGCAGGTGCTCGGCCACCTCGGCTACCAGAACGTCGACATCGAAACCTTGGCGAAGCTGGTTTCTGCTGGGCGCCTTGATCTTTCACGTTCGATCAGCAGGGTCGTGGCGCTCGAAGACATCGAGACGGGCATCGAGATGCTCGAGCGCGCGGACGGCAATCCGATCCGGATCCTGGTCAAGCCTTAA
- a CDS encoding alpha/beta fold hydrolase: MVTMPVLDGVQHRYVELGDGVTIHFADAGPADGPAVMLVHGFPENWWEWHELIGPLAADGYRVLCPDLRGAGWSSAPPSRYLKSELAEDLAGVLEKLGVEKVKLVAHDWGGPAAFIMMLNHPEKVTGFFGVNTVAPWVKINLAAVRDLWRFWYQIPMLLPVIGPRVISDPNSRYLRMLGSWVGGGFSLPEDSVRLYSDCMNEPGHAEAGSRWYRSFQTTEMRAWMRGEYNDRRVEVPVRWLSGTDDPVVTPRLLDGYADRISDFRVELVDNVGHWIVAQRPELVLDRLRKFLKA, from the coding sequence ATGGTCACTATGCCCGTGCTGGACGGCGTCCAACACCGATACGTAGAACTCGGCGACGGTGTGACAATCCACTTCGCCGACGCGGGTCCGGCCGACGGGCCGGCCGTCATGCTGGTGCACGGATTTCCGGAAAACTGGTGGGAGTGGCACGAGCTGATCGGGCCGCTCGCCGCCGACGGGTACCGGGTGTTGTGTCCGGACCTGCGTGGCGCCGGCTGGAGTTCGGCGCCCCCCTCGCGCTATCTGAAGTCCGAGCTGGCCGAGGATCTCGCCGGCGTGCTGGAGAAGTTGGGCGTTGAGAAGGTGAAGCTCGTCGCCCACGACTGGGGCGGGCCCGCCGCGTTCATCATGATGCTGAACCACCCGGAGAAGGTGACCGGATTCTTCGGCGTGAACACTGTCGCGCCGTGGGTGAAGATCAATCTGGCTGCCGTCCGCGACCTCTGGCGATTCTGGTATCAGATTCCAATGTTGTTGCCCGTCATCGGGCCCCGGGTGATCAGCGATCCGAACTCGCGATATCTGCGAATGCTGGGTTCGTGGGTCGGCGGCGGATTCTCGTTGCCCGAGGACAGCGTCCGGCTGTACAGCGACTGCATGAACGAGCCCGGACATGCCGAGGCCGGTTCGCGGTGGTATCGCAGCTTCCAGACCACGGAGATGCGCGCCTGGATGCGCGGCGAGTACAACGACCGTCGTGTCGAGGTACCTGTCCGCTGGCTCAGCGGTACCGACGACCCGGTGGTCACGCCCCGACTATTGGACGGATACGCCGACCGGATCAGCGATTTCAGGGTCGAGCTGGTCGACAACGTCGGGCACTGGATCGTCGCACAGCGTCCCGAGCTGGTGCTGGATCGACTGCGAAAATTCCTTAAGGCTTGA
- a CDS encoding SAM-dependent methyltransferase — MRTDGDTWDITTGVGATALFVAAARTLEARKLEPLAVDEYAELFCRAAGGEWAQLADGAAPLHKLRSNDFGRHFVNYQGVRTRYFDDFCVAAIAAGVHQVVIPAAGLDSRAYRLAWNPDTVVFELDQPLVHAFKRRVLTSTGSVARAIRREVAVDLRNDWAKPLHVNGFDAAQPTAWLVEGLSMYLGGDAQRQLFDAIAALSAPGSMLAIEQMAVLPDVVLDRLFDDATERDDDGELRFLSLIYTQRRDEAATWFRCHGWHVERTELLDLLNVHDRPTPKIGRHAWFTFNALSLVTAVRADSSLRTVPQMESLH, encoded by the coding sequence ATGCGCACTGATGGAGACACTTGGGATATCACAACCGGCGTAGGTGCAACGGCACTTTTCGTCGCTGCTGCCCGCACCCTGGAGGCCCGCAAACTCGAGCCGCTCGCTGTTGACGAGTACGCGGAGCTCTTCTGTCGCGCCGCAGGAGGTGAATGGGCGCAGCTCGCCGACGGGGCCGCGCCTCTTCACAAGCTGCGCAGCAATGACTTCGGCCGGCACTTCGTGAACTATCAAGGCGTGCGGACAAGGTATTTCGACGACTTCTGTGTCGCCGCGATCGCGGCCGGGGTGCACCAAGTCGTGATTCCGGCTGCCGGCCTGGATTCTCGCGCCTACCGTCTGGCGTGGAACCCTGACACCGTAGTGTTCGAGCTGGACCAACCACTAGTGCACGCGTTCAAACGAAGAGTCTTGACGTCGACTGGGTCGGTTGCGCGGGCCATCCGGCGTGAGGTCGCGGTTGACCTGCGTAACGACTGGGCTAAGCCGTTGCACGTCAATGGTTTTGACGCCGCGCAGCCTACAGCATGGCTAGTCGAGGGGCTGTCGATGTATCTGGGCGGTGATGCTCAACGGCAACTCTTCGACGCCATCGCCGCTTTGTCCGCACCCGGTAGCATGCTCGCGATTGAGCAGATGGCAGTTCTGCCAGATGTGGTGCTGGACAGATTGTTCGACGACGCGACCGAACGCGACGACGATGGAGAGTTGAGGTTCCTGTCGCTGATCTACACCCAGCGACGCGATGAGGCCGCCACATGGTTTCGTTGCCACGGCTGGCACGTCGAACGCACCGAGCTGCTGGACCTGTTGAACGTCCATGACCGGCCAACGCCAAAGATAGGCCGACATGCCTGGTTCACGTTCAATGCACTGAGTCTCGTCACCGCCGTGAGAGCAGATAGCTCGTTGCGCACGGTTCCTCAAATGGAATCCTTGCATTAG
- a CDS encoding PPE family protein: MTSPIWMAFPPEVHSSLLDTGPGPGPLLAAAAQWQQLSDQYAQAATELSSLLATTYTTSWQGPTGDRYLWAHGPYLAWLEQTAADSAATAAAHDTAAADYLVAASAMPTLPELAANHALHATLVGTNFFGINTIPIAVNEADYARMWIQAAQTMSVYQAASALALASVPVVTPAPRILAMDDPASSGMGDNMGPPTPPDGFWNQIVWLFQTLLQQFEFLIKWLLDPSSFTPEQILNALLSTLKTLLFQLIPNLFLHPSIGNFFLVLAYASMALVHASQLLILAASYLLPLVAPGALLAAAGLGGLGAHGATPPGIQAAPAAAPVQAVPNPPAVNPLPPVITAPAFAGSPGTPPPPQPSPVHPATTAPSAPPPSPHALPLYAAAGSPDPGGWLGPAATNAMASAVPSSAAQSANCAAGTSKERSRTKTKIPDHAHRYEYLECEADEGLSRHRESWASATGSGSLGDSGATRVRREPRGLIYESTRADEDQTMPLLPRTWGVDDA, from the coding sequence GTGACATCGCCCATATGGATGGCTTTTCCGCCGGAGGTGCATTCGAGCCTGCTGGACACCGGCCCGGGTCCGGGACCGTTGCTTGCGGCAGCGGCGCAGTGGCAACAGCTGAGCGATCAATACGCCCAGGCCGCGACCGAGTTGAGTAGCCTGCTTGCCACGACATACACGACCTCATGGCAGGGTCCGACCGGCGACCGCTACCTCTGGGCCCACGGCCCCTACCTGGCGTGGCTCGAGCAGACCGCCGCCGATAGTGCCGCGACCGCCGCGGCACACGACACGGCAGCGGCCGATTACCTCGTCGCGGCCTCCGCAATGCCGACCCTGCCGGAATTGGCTGCCAACCACGCCCTACACGCCACGTTGGTCGGCACCAATTTCTTTGGCATCAACACGATCCCGATTGCTGTCAACGAAGCAGACTATGCCCGAATGTGGATCCAAGCTGCGCAAACGATGTCTGTTTACCAAGCCGCATCTGCCCTGGCGTTGGCCTCGGTACCGGTCGTGACGCCAGCACCTCGCATTCTCGCCATGGACGATCCGGCTTCGTCCGGCATGGGCGATAACATGGGGCCCCCGACGCCGCCGGATGGCTTCTGGAACCAGATCGTGTGGCTCTTCCAAACCCTGCTGCAGCAGTTCGAGTTCCTCATAAAATGGCTACTGGATCCCTCGAGCTTTACTCCTGAGCAGATCTTGAACGCGCTCTTGAGCACTTTGAAGACTCTGCTCTTCCAGCTGATCCCGAACTTGTTCCTGCATCCGAGCATCGGGAACTTCTTCCTCGTCCTCGCCTATGCCTCGATGGCTCTCGTGCATGCGAGTCAGTTACTGATACTGGCCGCATCCTATTTGCTCCCACTGGTAGCCCCCGGGGCTCTCCTCGCCGCCGCGGGCCTTGGGGGGCTGGGAGCCCACGGCGCTACCCCCCCGGGCATCCAGGCAGCTCCTGCTGCCGCGCCGGTCCAGGCCGTCCCTAACCCGCCCGCTGTCAACCCGCTGCCACCGGTGATCACCGCGCCCGCTTTCGCGGGGTCTCCCGGGACCCCTCCACCTCCTCAGCCGAGTCCGGTCCACCCTGCAACCACGGCACCGTCAGCGCCACCGCCGTCACCCCACGCGCTGCCGCTTTATGCGGCCGCCGGCAGTCCAGATCCTGGCGGTTGGCTGGGCCCCGCGGCCACCAACGCGATGGCGTCCGCCGTACCCAGCAGCGCCGCACAGTCTGCCAACTGCGCTGCTGGAACGTCCAAAGAGCGCTCGCGAACAAAGACCAAAATCCCCGATCACGCACACCGGTATGAGTACCTGGAGTGCGAGGCCGACGAGGGGCTATCGAGGCATCGCGAATCATGGGCGTCCGCAACGGGATCCGGCTCACTGGGTGACTCGGGTGCCACCCGCGTAAGACGTGAACCCCGTGGGTTGATCTACGAGTCCACCCGCGCCGACGAAGACCAAACCATGCCGTTGCTACCCCGGACCTGGGGCGTCGACGACGCGTAA